The nucleotide sequence CATGATATTTTTATGTCCCCACCTTGAGGGAAAATGCCATTAATGTTTTCAATAGTAATTTTATCACTACAGAATTTACACTTTATTTCCCCATTTTTAATTTTATCAAGTAAACCAAGATTATGCAATAGGGTTTCTAGATTATCATCATGGATTACATTTAAATTTTCTTTATTGATCATAAAGTGATAATTAATTATGCTAAGGTATAAATAAAATAAATTTTTATTTGTAAATATTTGGTGAAACAACTCCTTTGAAACTGCTTGTTTTTGATATTTGGTCATGTGGGATAAGGGCGTATTTCCATGGTTTGCCGCCATGTTCCTTTGTGTATTCGGTTGCGTACTTGCAATATTTTAATGCTGCCTGTGCCTTAGCCTGAACATCAGGATCGTTGATTTCATTGGCTGCTTTTACTTCAATTAAATATATACAATCTGCTGTTTCGGCAACGAAATCGGGTTCGTAAATTCTACTGTTGTTGTGCCAGTATATACGAAACTGATTTGGCGCAGGTCGTAACCATTTTAAAACTTCTTTGTCATTCTCTAAAACATAGGAAAGTGTTTGTTCAGTGCGGCTGTCGAACTTGTATTCAAAGTGACAGCTCTTTTCAAAACCTGAAAAAACAAATTTTGTTACCTGGCTGGCCGGAAAGCTATCGTCCCGATAATCTTTCCTACTCATACCTTTTAAAGCTGTACCGCTCCATTCTTCAATGCGTGTAAATGGCTTCACATTTGGTTTAATGTATTCAGGTTCATGCAAACGGAAATGCTGCATCATTTGTGAATAGATTTTATTTGCAATAAAATTGCGTGATTGAAAAACTATAGTTTTCAAGACTTCGTTTTCTTTTAAATTATTTTGAAGCTTATCTACTGCTTGTTTTGCCAGCTTATACAGTAAATCTGCATTTGCATCATAATCTATTTCGGAAAAATTAATCAGCTCTGAAATTATTAATTTCACCGGACTGCCATAATTTACGCCTGTTTTGACTTCTATTATATCATAACTTTTATCCTTCAAACCAATTCTTACAATTTCTTCATTTAGCTGATCATAGGAAAAGTCCTTACTATCTAAATCAAAATCATCAAAACTTGCGGTTACTTCGCCCTGCACTAAATCCATTCTTGGCATTTCAATGATATTCTTTTTGAAATCAGCAACCAGCTTTTCATAAATTTCATCTGCTTCGGTTGCAATTTGATCAGCAAAAATATTAATCTGCCCTGTGCTTAATTCTTTATGAACTGCTTGCATAACCTGTGCTTTCACATCAGGTTTCATTAGGTCGTCAACTTTTTTTACTTGAGAGTTTGTATTGAAAAACGGAATAACATTTACTAAAACTTTTTTCGCATCAACTATATTTTGTTGTTTCTGTTTTTGAGTAGCATCCTGAATTTTATTTACAACTTCTTGCTCGTTCTGCAAATTAACTGTAATGGTACTTTGCGCCGTTACCACTTCAACTCTTTCATTTAGTTGGGCTGCATCAATTTCAACAAATTTTAATTTATTTAAAATTGAATTGGGATCCTGGGCTGCTGCAATTACTTTATTGAAATTATCGTGTGCAACGACAGTGAGTTTATCTACTTTTTCATTGTTTGTTCTTTCTCCACCGAAAGGCAAACGTAAACCTCTGCCAATGGTTTGCTCAACTAATACTGATGCGTTGGCTGCTCTCAGCGGAACTATTGTATAAAGGTTTGTAACATCCCAACCCTCTTTGAGCATGTTCACATGAATTACTATTTCAATTTCATTGTCGTCTTTTTCTAATGAAATAAATTGTTCTTCTATTAATTCTTCATTTCTGGTGGTGCTATCTATCTGTAACACTTTTTCAGCAAATGTACCTTCATAAAAATCCACAGAAGTAACTAAATTATAAACAGCTTTAGCATGTGTAGTGTCTTTGCACACCACTAAAATAAAGGGCTTCACCAATTTTCTACCTGTATTCAAAGCAAAGAGTTTTAACTCTTGCTTTGTATCTTCGTGTATGCTTACAGCATCTTCTAATTTTATTTTTTCAATTTCTTCTTCGCTTCTTCCATGCGGATTAAAGTCTTTTCTTGTAGCAATGGTTGGGTTCTTCACATACAACCCATCGTCTAATGCTTTAGCCAAGCTGTATTCATACACCACGTTTCTGAAAAGATTACTTTTTTCATCTATTGGAGTTGCCGTTAATTCAATGCCTAAGACAGGTTTCAATTCATTGATTGCATCTTTGCTTTTATCGGCATGATAGCGGTGCGCTTCGTCCATTAAAATAACCAAGTCGTTCAAATTGCTTAGATAATTCCAATAGCTTTGACCTATATACTCAGAAAGACGCTTAATGCGAGGTGTCATATTTTTCCCACCTTCTTTTACAGGCTTTGTTTCACGAGCAAATTTTGAAACATTGAAAATATTTATTCTAATTTCTGTTTTGCTAAACAAAGAACTTACCTGATTGTAATTGTCGCCGGTGATAATTACAGGTTTGTTATGGACAAACTCTGCAATACCATTGAATACATATTTTTCATAACTACTATTGCCAAAATCTTCAATGAGTTTATTGTAAATGGTAAGGTTAGGAGCCAATACAAAAAAGTTCTTAATTCCTTTTTCTAAATACAGATATGCAATACAAGCACCCATTAAGCGTGTTTTACCTACGCCTGTAGCAATGCTGTAACAGATAGAAGGAAACTCTCTTTCAAAATCGGTGCAGGTTGGATATAGCGCTTGCACTTTTTCCAATTCTGTTTTAAGGTCAACATCTTTTTTAAGTTCTAACTCACCCGAAAGATGAACAAGTATATCTAATGCCTCTTGCAAAGGTTGGCGAAGTGATAAACGCTGCTTTATATTTTCTGCTATTTGATTCATGGTCGTATTTTGCATTAGGAATTAAAAAAGTGTTGATTGGTTTTCATCTTCAACTTTCTTTTTGGTTTTATTTTTTTTTGATGTTGTTTCTTCAATGTTTATTTCATCTTCATCGGTTGAATCAATTTCTGTTTCATCATGTGGAAGATTTACAATGTTGAATGAATAATCATCTTTGCCAAACTCACATCTACCATATAGCATTTGAGGGATTTTTTTAATAGTGATGTTTGAGTGCCTTGATTTGCATGAAGCAGCAAAGCCTTTGCAACAAATTAATAAACTTTCGTAGGGTTGCATTTCTTCGGCAAGTCTATCCAACATTTCTACTGTAATAAATTGGGTTGTTGTGAAAATAAAATCTTTTTCACTGCTGTTACCCTGTTTCCAATAAATACTTTCATGAGGCAAATAACGAAATCCTTCTTGTTTAGCCATTGCAGCTGCAAGCATATTTGCATTATAAGCGGGGTTAATTATATCATTACCGTATTTGTCTTTTTGAATTAATGAGGGCGCAAGCGTATAATATTTAAAACCTCCGCCACCTTTCCAGTTTACTGATTTGCTAATACCACTTTTCTCACCTATAATTACACTTTTAAGTCTTGGTATACAATGAGTAATTGCTTGTTCACCTAACTCAATTCCTATATATTTACGTTTCATTTTATGGGCAACAGCTGCTGTAGTACCAGAACCAAGAAAACTATCTAAAACTATATCGCCTTCTTTTGTAGACATATCTATGCATCGTTCTAAAAGTTTTTCCGGTTTTTTCCCTTTTGGAAAATCAATACCACCTTCGTTTGCTAATCCTT is from Bacteroidales bacterium and encodes:
- a CDS encoding DEAD/DEAH box helicase family protein, coding for MNQIAENIKQRLSLRQPLQEALDILVHLSGELELKKDVDLKTELEKVQALYPTCTDFEREFPSICYSIATGVGKTRLMGACIAYLYLEKGIKNFFVLAPNLTIYNKLIEDFGNSSYEKYVFNGIAEFVHNKPVIITGDNYNQVSSLFSKTEIRINIFNVSKFARETKPVKEGGKNMTPRIKRLSEYIGQSYWNYLSNLNDLVILMDEAHRYHADKSKDAINELKPVLGIELTATPIDEKSNLFRNVVYEYSLAKALDDGLYVKNPTIATRKDFNPHGRSEEEIEKIKLEDAVSIHEDTKQELKLFALNTGRKLVKPFILVVCKDTTHAKAVYNLVTSVDFYEGTFAEKVLQIDSTTRNEELIEEQFISLEKDDNEIEIVIHVNMLKEGWDVTNLYTIVPLRAANASVLVEQTIGRGLRLPFGGERTNNEKVDKLTVVAHDNFNKVIAAAQDPNSILNKLKFVEIDAAQLNERVEVVTAQSTITVNLQNEQEVVNKIQDATQKQKQQNIVDAKKVLVNVIPFFNTNSQVKKVDDLMKPDVKAQVMQAVHKELSTGQINIFADQIATEADEIYEKLVADFKKNIIEMPRMDLVQGEVTASFDDFDLDSKDFSYDQLNEEIVRIGLKDKSYDIIEVKTGVNYGSPVKLIISELINFSEIDYDANADLLYKLAKQAVDKLQNNLKENEVLKTIVFQSRNFIANKIYSQMMQHFRLHEPEYIKPNVKPFTRIEEWSGTALKGMSRKDYRDDSFPASQVTKFVFSGFEKSCHFEYKFDSRTEQTLSYVLENDKEVLKWLRPAPNQFRIYWHNNSRIYEPDFVAETADCIYLIEVKAANEINDPDVQAKAQAALKYCKYATEYTKEHGGKPWKYALIPHDQISKTSSFKGVVSPNIYK